A stretch of the Psychroserpens sp. Hel_I_66 genome encodes the following:
- a CDS encoding tetratricopeptide repeat protein, producing the protein MPNKNGELFGIIYSNLGTFNMRMGNLTTALDYHKKALKAYKTFPDTKKERLYITHNALGGMMWYSSKIDSALVYYKKAEQILKTLEPTPDNKYLRPAILNNNIAGINSIKGDLNAAIIAMQKTVSNLDTFLKSDITEARKDYAQEFLFQAIDNYAGIYKDIGDFEKAKALISYSYNQKRKHLNANSPEISKGKILLGQITWI; encoded by the coding sequence ATGCCCAACAAAAATGGTGAACTTTTTGGTATTATCTACAGTAATCTTGGCACATTTAATATGAGAATGGGTAATTTAACAACTGCGTTAGACTATCATAAAAAAGCATTAAAAGCCTATAAAACATTTCCAGACACCAAAAAAGAGCGCTTATATATCACCCATAATGCACTGGGAGGTATGATGTGGTATTCTTCAAAAATCGATAGTGCTTTAGTATATTATAAAAAAGCAGAGCAAATTCTCAAAACACTTGAGCCTACGCCAGATAACAAATACCTAAGACCTGCAATTCTCAATAATAATATTGCAGGTATTAATAGCATAAAGGGCGATCTAAATGCTGCTATAATAGCAATGCAGAAAACTGTCTCTAATCTTGATACGTTTCTAAAGTCTGATATTACTGAAGCCAGAAAAGATTATGCGCAAGAATTTTTATTTCAGGCTATCGATAATTATGCTGGGATTTACAAGGATATTGGAGATTTCGAAAAAGCCAAAGCACTTATTAGTTATTCTTATAATCAAAAAAGAAAACATCTAAATGCAAACAGCCCTGAGATTTCCAAAGGGAAAATACTGTTAGGTCAAATAACCTGGATTTAA